A part of Anolis sagrei isolate rAnoSag1 chromosome 3, rAnoSag1.mat, whole genome shotgun sequence genomic DNA contains:
- the CEP57 gene encoding centrosomal protein of 57 kDa: MAMARDPEHSDALRASNRSTSFTDGFSAASFAEYPRNKPFINTDLERSPVRPVTAYPESNSRAIFSALKNLQEKIRRLELERIQAEENVKNLTRETSDYKKVLNEQLMEREQSKNEVSKKNEELTGHLEGAEARCGLLEKQLEYMKQMIAQAERDKGSVLEKQATLENERMFDQTHLKSKLERLDLLEKEYARLNTMQSLAEKKMEELEKKLEQEEHARKLVQQKAAELQSGLETNRKLLQAQTQLVHVETLPSKPKKLKKKSKHLEKNDSTIFHSHAQPHYRLRLGDVPFVAGKSTSPSHSVGANVQHVLHLMKHHSKMLCNDRVVSDVPLSEQTSKGRRSSVSSTSSSSQGDLSEVLLTLQDELGQMSFDHQQLAKLIHDAVSIDLREDLERELEVLVKKMEAKAEQISRIQRHQTRLKKHKEGKAKRYCAQESQASTDGKVTPAPVKVKCSGTKKRPGDRGKRNLQLLRDMQSIQTSLQKDDISWDY, translated from the exons ATGGCGATGGCAAGGGATCCGGAGCACTCG GACGCTCTTCGTGCAAGCAACAGATCCACATCATTCACAGATGGGTTTTCAGCAGCTTCGTTTGCAGAGTACCCAAGGAACAAACCTTTCATTAACACCGACTTAGAGCGATCCCCTGTCAGACCAGTTACCGCTTATCCAGAGAGCAACAGCAGAG CAATATTCTCAGCTCTAAAGAACCTGCAGGAAAAGATACGACGGTTGGAGCTGGAAAGAATTCAAGCAGAGGAGAATGTGAAAAACCTGACCAGAGAAACTTCAGATTATAAGAAAGTGTTAAATGAGCAGCTGATGGAACGAGAGCAGTCTAAGAATGAGGTCTCCAAGAAAAATGAAG AGTTGACAGGACACCTAGAAGGTGCTGAGGCACGCTGTGGCCTTTTGGAAAAGCAGCTGGAATACATGAAGCAGATGATAGCGCAGGCAGAACGTGACAAGGGCTCTGTCTTGGAGAAGCAG gCCACATTGGAAAACGAGCGAATGTTTGACCAAACCCATTTGAAATCTAAATTGGAAAGGCTGGATCTCCTTGAGAAAGAATATGCCAGGCTTAACACAATGCAGTCTCTTGCAGAG aaaaaaatggaagagcTGGAAAAGAAACTTGAGCAGGAGGAACATGCCCGGAAACTGGTGCAGCAAAAGGCTGCCGAG CTTCAATCTGGATTGGAGACAAACAGGAAGTTGCTACAGGCACAAACGCAGTTGGTGCACGTAGAGACACTGCCTTCGAAACCAAAGAAGTTGAAGAAGAAATCAAAACATCTAGAGAAG AATGACTCCACAATTTTCCATTCCCATGCACAGCCTCATTACAGGTTACGGCTGGGTGACGTACCCTTTGTAGCTGGAAAG TCCACTAGCCCTAGCCACTCAGTAGGAGCCAATGTCCAACATGTGCTGCACCTCATGAAGCACCACTCGAAAATGCTTTGCAACGACCGTGTGGTTAGTGACGTCCCTTTGAGTGAGCAGACGAGCAAAGGCAGGAGATCATCCGTGTCGTCTACTTCATCCTCATCCCAGGGAGACCTGTCTGAGGTGCTGCTGACATTGCAAGACGAGCTCGGACAGATGAGTTT CGATCATCAGCAGCTGGCAAAACTCATCCACGATGCTGTCTCCATTGACTTACGGGAAGACCTGGAGAGGGAGTTGGAAGTCCTGGTGAAAAAGATGGAGGCCAAGGCTGAACAGATCTCTAGAATCCAGAGGCATCAGACACGG CTGAAGAAACACAAAGAAGGGAAGGCCAAGCGGTATTGTGCCCAAGAGTCCCAGGCCAGTACAGATGGGAAGGTGACTCCTGCCCCTGTCAAGGTGAAATGCTCTGGGACCAAGAAGAGGCCGGGTGATCGGGGCAAGAGGAACCTGCAGTTGCTGAGGGACATGCAGAGCATACAGACCTCCCTTCAGAAAGATGACATCAGTTGGGACTACTGA
- the FAM76B gene encoding protein FAM76B, with product MAATSGASGAAAAAATTTAVVAAPALYACTKCTQRYPFEELSQGQQLCKECRIAHPMVKCTYCRSEFQQESKTNTICKKCAQNVKQFGTPKPCQYCNIIAAFIGTKCQRCTNSEKKYGPPQTCEQCKQQCAFDRKEEGRRKVDGKLLCWLCTLSYKRVLQKTKEQRKSLGSSQSNSSSTTLTEKDQHHLKHHHHHRHHHHHHRHSSGHHKISSLSPEQDQGLWKQSHKSSATIQNETPKKKPKMESKPSNGDSSSINQSADSGGTDNFVLISQLKEEVMSLKRLLQQRDQTILEKDKKLTELKADFQYQESNLRTKMNSMERAHKETVEQLQAKNRELLKQVAALSKGKKFDKSGSMLTSP from the exons ATGGCGGCAACATCCGGGGCCTCTGGGGCGgccgcagcagcagcaacaacgacGGCAGTGGTGGCGGCCCCGGCTCTCTACGCCTGCACCAAGTGCACGCAGCGCTACCCCTTCGAAGAGCTCTCCCAAGGACAGCAGCTCTGCAAG gaaTGTCGCATTGCACATCCTATGGTAAAATGTACTTACTGTCGATCAGAGTTTCAGCAAGAGAG CAAAACGAACACAATATGCAAGAAGTGTGCTCAAAACGTGAAGCAGTTTGGAACA CCAAAACCTTGTCAGTACTGCAACATCATTGCAGCTTTTATTGGCACAAAATGCCAGCGCTGCACAAACTCTGAGAAAAAGTATGGACCGCCTCAGACTTGTGAACAGTGTAAGCAGCAATGTGCTTTTGATCGcaaagaggagggaagaagaaag GTTGATGGGAAGCTGTTGTGTTGGCTCTGTACTCTGTCCTACAAGAGAGTGCTGCAGAAGACCAAGGAGCAGCGAAAGAGCTTAGGGTCTTCGCAGTCAAATTCCTCCTCCACAACCCTCACTGAGAAAGACCAGCATCATTTGaaacaccaccatcatcaccgccatcatcaccatcaccaccgcCACAGCAGCGGGCATCACAA AATCAGCAGTCTGAGTCCAGAACAAGATCAGGGACTGTGGAAACAGAG CCATAAATCCTCTGCAACTATTCAGAATGAAActccaaagaaaaaacccaaaatgGAATCCAAGCCATCTAATGGAGATAG TAGTTCTATAAATCAGTCAGCGGACAGTGGAGGGACTGACAATTTCGTCCTCATAAGTCAGTTGAAAGAAGAAGTGATGTCATTGAAACGCCTCTTACAACAAAGAGATCAAACTATTCTGGAAAAAGATAAAAAG TTGACAGAGCTCAAGGCTGATTTTCAGTATCAGGAGTCAAATTTGAGAACAAAGATGAACAGTATGGAGAGAGCTCATAAGGAGACTGTGGAACAGTTACAG GCAAAAAACAGAGAGCTCCTCAAACA